The sequence AACATTTTTTATAAATTTTGTCAATATTAAAAAATGAGGCTACTTCAAATAATAGCCTCATATATATTTACTTCTTAGGTGGTAAAATTTCTAACCAATATCCATCAGGATCAGTTATAAAATATATTCCCATTTTTTCATTTACAAAAACAACACAACCCATTTCTGTATGCTTTTTAAATGCTTCATCATAGTTGTCAACTTCAAAAGCTAAATGAAATTCTTCATCACCTAAATCATATTTTTCTGTCCTATCAGCAAGCCAAGTCAATTCTAATTGAAAATGAGTTATACCATCACCTAAATAGACTATTTTATAGCTTCCATCTTCTGCAAACTTTTCTCTTACAACTTTTAGCCCAAGAGCTTCGTCATAAAATTTTATACTTTTTTCTAAGTCTAAAACATTAAAATTTTCATGTAAAAAATGAAATTTCATAAAACCTCCTAACTAAGAATTAATTATTCTTAGCATCTATTTTTGCCAAAGAAATTTTTATTTTTTTTTGAAGTTTTCTTTTTTCTTCTTCAGTTGAAACTTTTTCTAATTCTTTTTTTAAATTTTCAACTAGAGCTTGTTCACTTTCAACATCAATTTTTTCTATTGGAAAAACTTCATCAGCAATTACTGTTGCTTGGTTATCAGAGATTTCTAAAAAACCACCTGATAAAAAATAGATATCTCTTCTATCCTTATTAGGACTTTCAATCTCCATTTTTCCCATTGAAAGTTCTGCAACAAAAGGAGCATGATTAGGTAAGATTCCTATATCTCCCTCAGAAGTTCTAAGTCTTAAGTATCCTGCTTCTTGTTCTAATATTTTTTTAACTTGTGTTACAACACTTACATCAAAACTAGGCATATTCCCTCCTTATTTTGCTAAATCTTTTGATTTAGCAACGGCTTCTTCTATTGTACCAACATATAGGAATGCTTGTTCAGGAATAT is a genomic window of Fusobacterium nucleatum containing:
- a CDS encoding VOC family protein: MKFHFLHENFNVLDLEKSIKFYDEALGLKVVREKFAEDGSYKIVYLGDGITHFQLELTWLADRTEKYDLGDEEFHLAFEVDNYDEAFKKHTEMGCVVFVNEKMGIYFITDPDGYWLEILPPKK
- the atpC gene encoding ATP synthase F1 subunit epsilon translates to MPSFDVSVVTQVKKILEQEAGYLRLRTSEGDIGILPNHAPFVAELSMGKMEIESPNKDRRDIYFLSGGFLEISDNQATVIADEVFPIEKIDVESEQALVENLKKELEKVSTEEEKRKLQKKIKISLAKIDAKNN